From Nicotiana tabacum cultivar K326 chromosome 22, ASM71507v2, whole genome shotgun sequence, one genomic window encodes:
- the LOC107765386 gene encoding uncharacterized protein LOC107765386, with protein MSKIPIMLKSNGNWDNYGRFRDFEVDAIVVDDNANYGILSSTIAEQLSIDTSDKIIEIKYIVNENCPPMEIRNDMGVRAYMETKKENKNLGSYPLCISVRDFNMELAINNESTSAGSSGSLNLLEFPSSPAIEEYQSEIITESTQTYIEEGQVYQDKQTVAAAMKNYSVMHKFQFRVKRSSHRSYWLICAAESCKWYFKATSINDSAMFKIRSFSRQHTCCLMDETFIQRKRTAAVLGSMVVPKYCDPKTVYTPKDIQTDMLSEHGLNLSYMQAWRAKEKALQFLRGNLPVVVVDGTFLKSAYRGIMMTASTMDAAGTIFPLAYAVVDSENDASWKWFFEQFKEAYGERPSMCVVSDRHESILKATSVVYPGLAHYSCMWHIWTNIRSKFKKGHLQLHELYFATARSYTMDEFNERMLKIEEVDLRVKSYLYDIGYHRWSRVHATVNRTFTMTSNIAESLNAVTKDARELPIFDLFEYMRTLLERWTKEKLSKAKGTFTYLGHKYNKELEDNNEGFNRSYTYCLDGVKRYIVCLENKKCSCGQFQLDELPCAHALAALRHRNETYENYCSPYYTRKSLLLTYEMPVNPLPDEGKWDVPQHILDEVVKPPAGDKRQSGRPHKERYKTFDEIKSKKYKVSCGNCGGEGHNKRTCKNAPKKK; from the exons ATGTCAAAAATCCCAATAATGCTGAAATCGAATGGTAATTGGGATAACTATGGCAGATTTAGAGATTTTGAAGTTGATGCCATTGTGGTAGATGATAATGCAAACTACGGAATTCTCAGTTCTACAATTGCAGAACAATTATCGATTGATACATCGgataaaattatagaaatcaaatacattgtgaACGAGAATTGTCCTCCAATGGAGATTAGGAATGATATGGGGGTTCGTGCTTACATGGAAACCAAAAAGGAGAATAAAAACTTAGGTTCGTATCCTTTATGTATAAGCGTAAgagatttcaatatggaattggCAATCAACAATGAAAGTACCAGTGCAG GTTCGTCTGGATCCCTAAACTTACTTGAATTTCCATCCTCACCAGCTATAGAGGAAtatcaaagtgaaataataactgaaTCTACGCAAACATATATTGAAGAAGGACAAGTTTATCAGGACAAGCAAACAGTAGCTGCTGCAATGAAGAATTATTCAGTGATGCACAAGTTCCAGTTCAGAGTAAAAAGATCTAGTCATAGAAG CTATTGGCTTATATGTGCTGCTGAAAGCTGTAAATGGTATTTCAAGGCAACGTCAATTAATGATTCGGCAATGTTCAAGATAAGAAGTTTCAGCCGTCAACACACATGCTGCCTAATGGACGAAACATTCATACAGCGCAAACGTACTGCAGCAGTACTTGGTAGCATGGTCGTTCCAAAGTATTGTGATCCTAAGACTGTTTACACACCAAAGGACATACAAACTGACATGTTATCCGAACATGGACTGAACCTAAGCTACATGCAAGcatggagagcaaaggaaaaagCTTTACAGTTTTTGAGAGGGAATCT GCCGGTAGTAGTAGTTGATGGGACATTCTTAAAGTCAGCCTACAGGGGGATTATGATGACAGCAAGCACCATGGATGCAGCAG GTACTATTTTTCCCTTGGCATATGCTGTGGTTGATTCTGAAAACGACGCGTCTTGGAAgtggttctttgagcaattcaaggaGGCATATGGTGAAAGACCTTCAATGTGTGTTGTTTCAGATAGGCATGAGAGTATACTAAAGGCAACATCAGTTGTCTATCCGGGATTGGCACACTACTCTTGCATGTGGCATATATGGACAAATATAAGGTCAAAATTCAAGAAGGGACATCTACAATTACATGAATTGTACTTTGCTACAGCACGGTCATACACTAtggatgaatttaatgaaaggatgTTGAAGATTGAAGAGGTAGACCTGCGTGTAAAGTCTTACCTATATGATATTGGCTATCATAGATGGTCAAGAGTACATGCAACGGTGAATAGAACTTTTACTATGACGTCAAACATTGCTGAGTCGTTGAATGCTGTAACAAAAGATGCAAGAGAGCTTCCAATATTTGATCTATTTGAGTATATGAGGACTCTTCTTGAACGTTGGACAAAAGAAAAGTTATCGAAGGCAAAGGGTACTTTCACATACCTTGGTCACAAATACAACAAAGAATTGGAAGACAACA ATGAGGGCTTCAACAGATCATATACATACTGTTTAGATGGTGTGAAGCGGTACATTGTGTGTCTAGAAAACAAGAAATGTAGCTGTGGACAATTCCAACTTGATGAACTTCCATGTGCGCATGCTTTGGCAGCATTAAGGCATAGGAATGAAACATACGAAAACTATTGCTCTCCGTATTACACAAGGAAGAGCCTTCTGCTTACCTATGAAATGCCAGTAAATCCTCTTCCTGATGAAGGCAAATGGGATGTGCCACAACATATTTTAGATGAGGTAGTAAAGCCACCGGCGGGAGATAAAAGGCAGTCAGGGAGACCTCACAAGGAAAGATATAAAACATTTGATGAAATAAAGTCAAAGAAATACAAGGTGTCATGTGGCAATTGTGGAGgtgaagggcataacaaaagaaCTTGCAAGAATGCGCCGAAAAAGAAATGA